A window of the Hordeum vulgare subsp. vulgare chromosome 5H, MorexV3_pseudomolecules_assembly, whole genome shotgun sequence genome harbors these coding sequences:
- the LOC123398400 gene encoding sulfate transporter 1.2-like: MVHHISDEAADEPSITTQTPSAGPSQAPLMYKVGYPPRKNLATEFTETLRETFFHDNPLREYKGQSGPRRFMMGLEFLFPIFGWGRNYSLNKFKGDLIAGLTIASLCIPQDIGYSKLANLDPQYGLYSSFIPPLIYAAMGSSRDIAIGPVAVVSLLIGSLLQAEVDHVKNKEEYMRLAFTATFFAGITQAALGFLRLGFLIEFLSHAAIVGFMGGAAITIALQQLKYVLGIANFTRKTDIVSVMESVWRSVHHGWNWQTIVIGVSFLAFLLLAKFIGKKNRRLFWVPAIAPIISVILATFFVYITRADKQGVQIVRHIEQGINPSSVHKIYFTGPFVAKGFKIGVVCGIVGLTEAVAIGRTFAAMKDYQLDGNKEMVALGTMNIVGSMTSCYVTTGSFSRSAVNFMAGCKTPVSNVIMSVVVLLTLLVITPLFKYTPNAILGSIIISAVIGLVDYEAAILIWKVDKLDFIACMGAFFGVVFVSVEIGLLIAVAISFAKILLQVTRPRTALLGNLPGTTIYRNTSQYPEAKLTPGVVIVRVDSAIYFSNSNYVRERILRWLTDEEDRAKAVGLPKISFLIVEMSPVTDIDTSGIHALEDLYKNLQKRDMQLILSNPGSVVIEKLQASKLTEHIGSNNIFLAVSDAVRFCTTKSMQEP, encoded by the exons ATGGTTCATCATATATCTGACGAGGCAGCAGATGAACCTAGCATCACCACACAGACACCGTCCGCTGGCCCATCTCAAGCACCACTGATGTACAAAGTGGGTTATCCCCCTCGGAAGAACTTGGCCACAGAGTTTACAGAAACGTTGAGAGAGACTTTCTTCCACGACAACCCGCTGCGTGAGTACAAGGGTCAATCCGGACCGAGGAGGTTCATGATGGGGCTCGAgttcttgtttccaatatttGGGTGGGGTAGGAATTACAGTCTCAACAAGTTCAAAGGCGATCTGATAGCCGGATTGACCATCGCAAGCCTCTGCATTCCTCAG GACATTGGCTATTCGAAGCTTGCTAATTTGGACCCGCAGTATGGGCTTT ACTCCAGCTTCATTCCCCCATTGATATATGCTGCAATGGGTAGCTCAAGGGATATAGCGATTGGTCCAGTTGCTGTGGTTTCTCTTTTGATAGGTTCACTTCTACAAGCAGAGGTTGACCATGTAAAAAACAAGGAGGAATACATGCGCCTCGCTTTCACGGCAACCTTCTTCGCTGGCATCACTCAAGCAGCCTTAGGATTTCTAAG GTTAGGATTCCTTATAGAGTTCTTGTCACATGCTGCAATTGTTGGATTCATGGGGGGTGCTGCCATTACTATTGCCCTGCAGCAGCTGAAATACGTGTTGGGCATCGCAAACTTTACAAGGAAAACGGACATAGTTTCTGTTATGGAATCTGTCTGGAGATCAGTTCATCACGGG TGGAACTGGCAGACAATTGTGATTGGTGTATCTTTCCTGGCTTTCCTTCTGCTTGCGAAGTTTAtt GGAAAGAAGAATAGGAGGCTTTTCTGGGTACCAGCTATTGCTCCTATAATTTCAGTGATTCTCGCAACATTTTTTGTATACATTACTCGTGCGGACAAGCAAGGTGTTCAGATA GTGAGGCACATTGAACAGGGAATTAACCCATCATCAGTACACAAGATTTATTTCACTGGTCCATTCGTTGCAAAGGGTTTCAAGATCGGTGTTGTTTGCGGCATAGTTGGTTTGACA GAAGCTGTAGCTATTGGAAGGACATTTGCTGCTATGAAGGACTACCAGCTAGATGGAAACAAGGAGATGGTAGCACTTGGAACCATGAACATAGTAGGCTCAATGACATCTTGCTATGTCACGACAG GTTCTTTCTCGCGCTCGGCAGTTAACTTCATGGCTGGCTGCAAGACTCCTGTATCCAATGTGATTATGTCCGTGGTGGTTCTTCTTACCTTGTTGGTCATCACACCGCTATTCAAATACACACCGAATGCAATCCTAGGGTCGATTATTATTTCTGCGGTGATTGGCCTTGTGGACTACGAAGCAGCAATTCTCATCTGGAAAGTTGACAAACTGGACTTCATTGCTTGCATGGGGGCATTTTTCGGTGTTGTTTTTGTATCCGTTGAGATTGGCCTCTTGATTGCT GTAGCAATCTCATTTGCTAAAATACTTCTTCAAGTAACAAGGCCAAGGACAGCCCTACTTGGAAACCTTCCCGGCACCACTATATACAGGAACACCAGCCAGTATCCAGAAGCAAAACTTACTCCAGGGGTGGTGATTGTGAGGGTTGATTCTGCTATTTATTTTTCCAACTCTAATTACGTCCGTGAAAG AATTCTTAGATGGCTGACAGATGAAGAAGACAGAGCTAAAGCAGTGGGATTGCCCAAAATCAGTTTCTTGATTGTGGAAATGTCGC CTGTTACCGACATCGATACAAGTGGCATACATGCTCTTGAGGATCTATACAAGAATCTTCAGAAAAGAGATATGCAG CTCATTCTGTCAAATCCTGGTTCCGTCGTCATAGAAAAACTGCAAGCATCGAAGCTCACCGAGCACATTGGAAGCAACAATATATTCCTCGCAGTCTCTGACGCCGTGCGATTCTGTACGACGAAGTCGATGCAGGAACCGTGA
- the LOC123396857 gene encoding pentatricopeptide repeat-containing protein At2g20540-like has protein sequence MQRRERKPIMSGQAPRRPPPPLPPDLPPHIPYSRALQQRLYLLAQHARRRGGGPHRGATSSLRALDQLHAQLLLNGFHRKRFLLAKLISLAAAAADFPRAEALFLSSSSPSPPAAPTLANLLLRAAAASRARPPQLLSLFSRLVGRHGFRPNAFSFSTLFAALSGAGAGAVPHGAALHATALAGGFALSSPHVMTSLLDMYAAAGQLVDARKVFDEMPDRAAAAWNCMLSAYVRCREVDAALRFFGEMPGRDVVAWTTVIAGCANAGRAAEAVDLFWSMRKARVKDDSVTMVALLSACAELGDLRLGRWIHTRVDQEGHLQRTVSLDNALIHMYVKCGAVEDAHRMFLEMPRRSTISWTTMINGLAVHGRAEEALELFHGMEERPDGATLLAVLWACGHSGKVEDGRQYFGSMERVYGIAPEIQHYGCMVDMLCRSRRLHEALELAETMPLQSNEAVWGALLSGCKREDNLELAAKVIDRLIELQPDRAAGHLVLLSNIYAGVGQWEQARIVRERVTALHAGKPAGGSWVNQNETSVLVA, from the coding sequence ATGCAGAGGCGGGAGCGAAAGCCAATCATGTCTGGCCAAgcccctcgtcgtcctcctcctcccctcccacccGACCTGCCCCCTCACATCCCCTACTCCCGCGCGCTGCAGCAGCGCCTCTACCTCCTCGCGCAGCACGCCCGCCGCCGCGGCGGCGGTCCCCACcggggcgccacctcctccctccgCGCGCTCGACCAGCTCCACGCGCAGCTCCTCCTCAACGGCTTCCACCGCAAGCGCTTCCTCCTCGCCAAGCTCATCTccctcgctgccgccgccgccgacttCCCCCGCGCCGAGGcgctcttcctctcctcctcctccccctccccgccAGCGGCCCCCACCCTCGCCAACCTCCTCCTCCGCGCCGCCGCGGCGTCCCGCGCGCGGCCTCCCCAGCTCCTCTCCCTCTTCTCCCGCCTCGTCGGCCGCCACGGGTTCCGCCCCAACGCATTCTCCTTCTCCACGCTCTTCGCCGCCCTCTCCGGCGCGGGCGCTGGGGCGGTCCCCCACGGAGCCGCCCTCCACGCGACCGCGCTCGCCGGCGGGTTCGCGCTGTCCAGCCCGCACGTCATGACCAGCCTCCTTGACATGTACGCCGCGGCCGGGCAGCTCGTGGATGCCAggaaggtgttcgacgaaatgcccgacagggcggcggcggcatggaactgcatgctctcTGCTTACGTGCGGTGCCGTGAGGTGGACGCGGCTCTGCGTTTCTTCGGTGAGATGCCTGGGAGGGATGTGGTGGCCTGGACGACGGTGATAGCTGGGTGTGCCAATGCTGGGAGGGCAGCAGAGGCGGTTGATCTGTTCTGGAGCATGAGGAAGGCAAGGGTCAAGGATGACTCGGTGACGATGGTTGCCTTGCTGTCGGCGTGCGCGGAGTTAGGGGACCTGCGCCTCGGGCGATGGATACATACGCGGGTGGACCAGGAAGGCCATTTGCAGAGGACGGTGTCGCTAGACAATGCCCTCATCCATATGTATGTCAAGTGTGGGGCTGTGGAGGATGCGCACCGCATGTTTCTCGAGATGCCGAGGCGGAGTACCATCTCATGGACTACAATGATTAATGGGCTTGCGGTCCATGGCCGTGCCGAGGAGGCTCTAGAATTGTTTCACGGGATGGAGGAACGTCCTGATGGTGCAACGCTGCTTGCTGTGCTGTGGGCGTGCGGCCATTCAGGGAAGGTTGAAGACGGAAGGCAGTACTTTGGTAGCATGGAAAGGGTTTATGGGATCGCCCCAGAGATACAGCACTATGGATGCATGGTCGACATGCTCTGCCGCAGCAGACGATTGCATGAAGCACTCGAGCTCGCCGAGACAATGCCATTGCAATCTAATGAGGCCGTGTGGGGTGCACTATTGAGTGGATGCAAGAGGGAAGataatcttgagcttgcagccaaAGTAATTGATAGATTAATTGAGCTACAGCCTGATCGAGCAGCTGGGCACCTTGTGCTCCTGTCAAACATCTATGCGGGTGTTGGTCAGTGGGAGCAGGCTCGGATTGTGAGGGAAAGAGTGACTGCACTGCATGCCGGGAAGCCTGCTGGAGGGAGCTGGGTGAATCAAAATGAGACCAGCGTGTTGGTAGCATGA
- the LOC123398348 gene encoding uncharacterized protein LOC123398348: MPRRGLIGYSDRAPRPRCSRGKIRLESASSAPHMTWRLSLSNNFTPIRYLFPSPSPAGPATNARRRRGRRSAAISRSQTCIAKGSEVRSKNRQAQGGGARQMSVQRGRNSPGILDGLYGVQIVRRPPQAQSEGEAVRTSFTDSPTCEHQNGGRTVAQQHQRLLIRRLWQQRPSCLKPIHCSITCDKHAGETFANVVTSLPFIVLGLQTPRKNLNAAIYANSLVGVGIASGLYHSSRGEVRKILRWADYTMIATTTLCLSRAVRNENPGLLMAASTLLLPFQPFMVSAVHTGMMEVSFAKRASVEPELRMVHNLHKMSSLLGGALFIADDYFPETPYIHAAWHLAAAIGIGTCNKLLG, encoded by the exons atgccgcgccgTGGGCTGATAGGATATTCGGACCGAGCGCCACGGCCGCGTTGCAGCAGAGGGAAGATCCGTTTGGAATCGGCATCCTCTGCTCCCCACATGACTTGGCGCCTCTCGCTCTCCAACAACTTCACACCCATACGCTATTTATTCCCCTCGCCGTCGCCGGCCGGGCCAGCCACCAACGCCCGCCGGAGAAGAGGCAGAAGGTCCGCTGCAATCTCGCGTAGCCAGACGTGTATAGCCAAG GGCTCAGAAGTCAGGAGTAAAAATCGACAAGCACAAGGAGGAGGGGCAAGGCAAATGAGTGTCCAGAGGGGTAGAAACTCCCCAGGCATCTTGGACGGGCTCTACGGCGTACAGATTGTCCGTCGACCGCCACAGGCGCAGAGCGAAGGCGAAGCCGTCCGGACCAGCTTCACCGATTCGCCGACTTGTGAACACCAAAATGGCGGTAGAACGGTCGCACAACAACATCAAAGATTGCTGATACG ACGACTGTGGCAGCAaaggccctcatgcttgaagCCCATCCACTGCAGCATTACAT GTGACAAGCATGCTGGTGAAACTTTTGCAAATGTTGTCACCTCTCTGCCCTTCATCGTCCTTGGACTGCAGACACCAAG GAAGAACTTGAACGCAGCCATCTACGCCAACTCTCTGGTTGGAGTAGGGATAGCTTCAGGTCTGTATCATTCTTCCCGAGGAGAAGTCAGGAAAATCCTGCGATGGGCCGACTATACTATGATTGCCACCACTACATTG TGTTTATCCAGGGCGGTCAGGAATGAGAACCCAGGACTACTGATGGCAGCATCAACGTTGTTGCTGCCGTTTCAGCCCTTCATGGTTTCAGCTGTCCACACCGGGATGATGGAG GTTTCATTTGCAAAGAGAGCATCAGTTGAACCAGAGCTCAGAATGGTACATAACCTGCACAAGATGTCATCTCTTTTAGGAGGTGCGCTGTTTATTGCCGACGATTACTTCCCAGAGACACCCTATATCCATGCTGCATGGCATCTTGCTGCTGCTATTGGCATTGGCACATGCAATAAGCTTCTCGGGTGA